One region of Paenibacillus polymyxa M1 genomic DNA includes:
- the modB gene encoding molybdate ABC transporter permease subunit, with protein sequence MDWSAFLPPVIVSVKVAVVASIIVFLLATVVARMMANCKLRRGISVIETVLLLPLVLPPTVVGFILLILLGRKSWIGTAFESLFQQTIVFTWGAAVVAAVVVAFPLAYRTIKAGFEAVEPEVEQAARAQGANEWQVFRHITMPLAYRPLISGYILGFARGLGEFGATLMLAGNIPEQTQTLPTAIYTASEVGNMTLSWSWVAVIILFSFIMLMLSNRLVKD encoded by the coding sequence TTGGATTGGTCGGCTTTTCTTCCTCCGGTTATCGTATCTGTCAAAGTCGCTGTCGTTGCCAGCATTATTGTCTTTTTATTAGCAACTGTGGTAGCTCGGATGATGGCGAACTGCAAGCTGCGGAGAGGAATCAGTGTGATTGAGACCGTTCTACTTCTTCCACTTGTTTTGCCTCCCACTGTTGTCGGCTTTATATTGCTCATCTTGCTGGGAAGGAAAAGCTGGATTGGCACTGCCTTTGAAAGCCTGTTCCAGCAGACCATTGTATTTACGTGGGGAGCCGCAGTGGTGGCGGCCGTAGTTGTTGCTTTTCCACTGGCTTATCGGACGATCAAAGCAGGTTTTGAAGCTGTAGAACCCGAAGTAGAGCAGGCTGCACGTGCGCAAGGTGCCAACGAATGGCAAGTGTTTCGCCATATTACGATGCCCCTTGCCTACCGACCGCTTATTTCAGGGTACATTCTCGGATTTGCCCGAGGGTTAGGGGAATTTGGTGCTACACTGATGCTTGCGGGTAATATTCCTGAACAGACTCAAACCCTGCCTACGGCGATTTACACCGCGTCCGAGGTCGGAAATATGACACTCTCCTGGAGCTGGGTAGCCGTCATTATCCTATTCTCTTTTATCATGTTGATGCTATCGAATCGACTGGTGAAGGACTAG
- the modA gene encoding molybdate ABC transporter substrate-binding protein has protein sequence MKKRFGYIFTFVGLLAWVLAGCSSPAAVQSTPSAPKTELIVSAAASLQDSLNTLKDQYEKQHPDIKLTFNYASSGTLQKQIEQGAPADVFISAGMKQMKVLTDVSLVEKDSVLLQNKLVVVVPQDKANSTDNKSITLNDLTNPSFLKLAVGEPTTVPAGQYSKESLTKAGLWDKLEPKMVFAKDVRQVLNYVETGNADAGLVYLTDAKSSDKTVVALEVPEELHAPILYPEGIVKATKHSKEAGEFVDFLRTDEAMSVFSKDGFSAPTEKK, from the coding sequence TTGAAAAAGAGATTCGGGTACATATTCACGTTTGTTGGATTGTTGGCATGGGTTCTGGCTGGGTGTTCGTCTCCGGCTGCTGTACAGTCGACACCGTCCGCACCCAAAACAGAGTTGATTGTATCTGCCGCTGCGAGTCTTCAAGATAGTCTGAATACGCTCAAGGATCAATATGAAAAGCAGCACCCAGATATCAAGCTTACCTTTAACTATGCTTCATCCGGTACTTTACAAAAACAAATTGAGCAGGGTGCACCCGCTGACGTATTTATATCGGCAGGCATGAAGCAAATGAAGGTTTTAACCGATGTTTCATTAGTGGAAAAAGATAGCGTACTGCTTCAAAATAAACTGGTTGTGGTTGTTCCGCAAGATAAGGCGAACAGCACGGATAACAAAAGTATTACACTCAATGATCTGACAAATCCTTCTTTCCTAAAGCTTGCTGTTGGGGAGCCTACTACCGTTCCAGCCGGACAATATTCCAAAGAATCGCTGACAAAGGCCGGATTGTGGGACAAGCTGGAACCGAAGATGGTATTCGCCAAAGACGTAAGACAGGTATTAAACTATGTTGAAACAGGTAATGCCGATGCTGGACTCGTTTATTTGACAGATGCCAAATCATCCGATAAAACAGTCGTAGCACTAGAAGTACCTGAGGAATTGCATGCACCTATCCTGTATCCAGAAGGTATTGTAAAAGCAACCAAACACAGCAAGGAAGCAGGCGAGTTTGTCGATTTTCTGCGTACAGATGAAGCCATGAGCGTATTCAGTAAAGATGGATTTTCAGCTCCAACAGAAAAGAAATAG
- the moaD gene encoding molybdopterin converting factor subunit 1, translated as MNYHIQVFAGLAELMGKPMITVSADQETMTVSELKDLLSKYFPEAAAQLQGAFVARNQAYAAPEDLVSIHDEIAIIPPVSGG; from the coding sequence ATGAACTATCATATTCAAGTATTTGCCGGACTTGCAGAACTGATGGGAAAGCCTATGATCACGGTGTCTGCTGATCAGGAAACGATGACCGTCAGCGAATTAAAAGACTTGCTGTCCAAATATTTTCCTGAAGCAGCGGCCCAGTTGCAGGGGGCTTTTGTTGCCAGAAATCAGGCCTACGCCGCTCCTGAGGATCTGGTTAGTATACATGATGAGATTGCGATTATTCCTCCGGTTTCAGGAGGATGA
- a CDS encoding thiazole biosynthesis adenylyltransferase ThiF, translating to MSEMKKDPITDADAKAHTQASHARYSRQELFGKIGPTGQKNIRSKHVLMVGAGALGTANADMLVRAGIGRLTLVDRDYVDWSNLQRQQLYDEADAHEQIPKAVAAQRRLQQINSDVDIRALVQDVSLEEIGDIAAGVDLIVDATDNFDTRLLLNDYAVKHQIPWIYGACVGSYGTTFTIVPGQTPCLHCLLGTVPLGGATCDTVGIISPAVQMVAAYQSAEALKLLTGDNSALQGKLISFDLWNNQHQAIQISAMKKIDCPTCGEHPVYPFLQSEHQAKTAVLCGRDTVQIRPVTGAVRDLNEAARLLSRQGGKVEHNPYLVSVVIGAHRLVLFQDGRVLIHGTKDIAEARSIYHKYLG from the coding sequence ATGTCTGAAATGAAAAAGGACCCAATAACGGATGCTGATGCAAAAGCACACACGCAGGCGTCTCACGCCCGATATTCAAGGCAGGAATTATTCGGAAAAATCGGGCCGACAGGACAAAAAAATATCCGCAGCAAGCATGTATTAATGGTAGGTGCTGGAGCACTGGGAACTGCGAACGCGGACATGCTGGTGCGAGCGGGCATCGGACGGTTGACGTTGGTAGACCGAGATTATGTAGACTGGAGCAACCTGCAACGCCAGCAGCTCTACGACGAAGCGGATGCCCATGAACAGATACCCAAGGCAGTGGCCGCCCAGAGGCGATTGCAGCAAATCAATTCGGACGTGGACATCCGTGCGCTAGTCCAAGATGTATCACTGGAGGAAATCGGCGATATTGCCGCAGGGGTGGACCTCATCGTAGATGCCACTGATAATTTCGATACACGTCTGCTTTTGAACGATTACGCTGTAAAGCACCAAATCCCCTGGATTTATGGAGCGTGTGTTGGTAGCTACGGGACAACCTTTACGATCGTTCCAGGACAGACACCCTGTCTGCATTGTCTGCTCGGAACTGTACCGCTCGGCGGTGCCACCTGTGATACGGTCGGTATCATTAGTCCAGCTGTACAAATGGTGGCAGCTTACCAAAGTGCCGAAGCATTGAAGCTGCTGACTGGGGACAATTCAGCCTTACAAGGCAAGCTGATTTCCTTCGATCTATGGAATAATCAACATCAGGCGATCCAGATCAGCGCCATGAAAAAAATAGATTGTCCGACGTGTGGTGAGCATCCAGTGTATCCATTTCTACAATCGGAGCATCAGGCTAAAACGGCTGTACTGTGCGGACGTGATACGGTTCAGATTCGACCAGTCACGGGTGCTGTACGTGATCTGAACGAAGCGGCACGCCTGCTATCCCGCCAAGGGGGCAAAGTGGAGCATAATCCATATCTAGTATCCGTTGTCATTGGAGCGCATCGGTTGGTTCTTTTTCAGGATGGACGTGTTCTGATCCATGGCACCAAGGATATCGCCGAGGCAAGATCTATTTATCACAAATATTTGGGTTGA
- the fdhD gene encoding formate dehydrogenase accessory sulfurtransferase FdhD, translating to MEKPAEVKREILRYRDGQIKRFEDTVVTEYPVTIKINQQEFATMVCTPEYVEDMAVGFLASEGVIQRYDDIEDIWVQEKEGFVHIKTRRMNEFYQNFHSKRYITSCCGKSRQGFYFINDAKVAKRMNDAHVTVSFDDCFRLMNLMQTSAHTFQETGGVHNAALCDKDGIILSRMDIGRHNALDKIYGYCLKHDIILQDKIIVFSGRISSEILLKVAKIGCEVVLSKSAPTELALELAEDLGITTVGFIRSRSLNVYTHTERIDELVESKI from the coding sequence ATGGAAAAGCCGGCTGAGGTAAAACGCGAGATCCTACGTTACCGGGACGGTCAAATCAAGCGTTTTGAAGACACAGTGGTGACGGAGTATCCGGTGACCATTAAAATCAATCAGCAGGAATTTGCCACCATGGTTTGTACACCAGAGTATGTAGAGGATATGGCAGTAGGCTTTTTGGCCTCTGAAGGCGTCATTCAACGGTATGATGATATCGAAGATATTTGGGTTCAGGAAAAAGAAGGATTTGTTCATATTAAAACCCGTCGGATGAATGAGTTTTATCAAAACTTTCATTCCAAACGATACATTACCTCCTGCTGCGGAAAAAGTAGACAGGGATTTTACTTTATAAATGATGCCAAAGTGGCAAAAAGAATGAATGATGCTCATGTTACGGTATCTTTCGATGACTGTTTTCGGCTGATGAATTTGATGCAAACCTCGGCACATACGTTTCAGGAGACTGGTGGCGTTCACAATGCTGCGCTGTGTGATAAAGACGGAATAATCCTGTCCAGAATGGATATCGGCCGACACAATGCGCTCGATAAAATCTATGGGTACTGCCTAAAGCATGATATTATATTACAAGATAAAATCATCGTATTCAGTGGGCGCATCTCGTCTGAAATTTTGTTGAAGGTTGCGAAAATTGGTTGTGAGGTTGTTTTGTCCAAGTCAGCTCCCACAGAGCTTGCACTTGAATTGGCAGAGGATCTCGGGATTACTACCGTAGGTTTTATACGAAGTCGTTCTTTGAACGTGTACACGCACACGGAGCGGATTGATGAACTGGTAGAATCTAAAATATAA
- a CDS encoding molybdenum cofactor biosynthesis protein, whose protein sequence is MQYHIQLFAGMAEQFGDVITMELSQETVTIADIRTRLNELYPEIASQLSGSFFTHHKKLASPDELVLPSDAIALHQSAPGMETVVSKCGLYAITYDPIDADEVTSKVHDPSHGASLTFNGTTREFTQGQRTVLLEYEAYVPMAMNTMKQIGDEIADRWPSTRTAITHRLGTVRIGETSVVIAVSAAHRDACYEASRHAIERLKQIVPIWKKEVWEDGSEWKGHQLGGWNPHNTP, encoded by the coding sequence ATGCAATATCATATTCAATTATTCGCAGGTATGGCGGAACAATTTGGTGACGTGATCACTATGGAACTTTCACAGGAAACGGTGACCATTGCAGACATTCGAACAAGGCTGAATGAGCTGTACCCGGAGATAGCTTCACAACTGTCAGGTTCTTTTTTTACCCATCATAAGAAGTTGGCTTCTCCAGATGAACTTGTGCTTCCATCAGACGCAATTGCTCTTCATCAGTCAGCACCCGGAATGGAGACAGTCGTTTCAAAATGTGGCTTATACGCTATTACCTACGATCCGATTGATGCTGATGAGGTAACCTCCAAGGTACACGACCCTTCACATGGGGCTTCATTGACCTTTAATGGTACGACTCGGGAATTTACACAAGGTCAGCGAACGGTGCTGCTTGAATATGAAGCATATGTGCCGATGGCCATGAACACGATGAAGCAGATAGGTGACGAAATTGCAGATCGTTGGCCGTCAACGCGCACTGCTATTACACATCGGCTTGGTACGGTAAGGATTGGAGAGACCAGCGTCGTGATTGCTGTTTCTGCTGCGCACCGTGATGCTTGCTACGAGGCCAGTCGCCATGCCATTGAACGCTTGAAGCAAATCGTACCGATTTGGAAAAAGGAAGTGTGGGAGGACGGCTCGGAGTGGAAGGGGCACCAGCTAGGTGGCTGGAATCCTCATAACACCCCATAA
- a CDS encoding DUF2294 domain-containing protein, with product MRKETGFNEIIRKVRKELFGKGPERIHTTFVDNMAITMLYGNLTPSEKFLAQEVAGREMVHAARTKMVQKIYPVQFNKELEEYMDSRLLHLFSDIKVEEDIAISVFVFEDNIAVK from the coding sequence ATGAGAAAGGAAACGGGTTTTAACGAAATTATTCGAAAAGTACGTAAAGAGCTATTTGGAAAAGGCCCGGAACGCATACATACAACCTTTGTAGATAATATGGCCATCACAATGCTATACGGCAATTTAACCCCATCTGAAAAATTTCTTGCACAAGAGGTTGCAGGAAGAGAGATGGTGCATGCAGCTCGAACCAAAATGGTACAAAAAATCTATCCTGTACAGTTCAATAAAGAACTGGAGGAGTATATGGATTCCCGCTTACTGCATCTTTTTTCAGATATTAAAGTGGAGGAGGATATAGCCATCTCCGTTTTTGTGTTCGAGGATAATATTGCTGTGAAATAA
- a CDS encoding tRNA(His) guanylyltransferase Thg1 family protein produces the protein MKKDDFGNRMKEYENAYRLSLPRRLPVIIRIDGAHFHTFTRGMTKPFDEKLIFALWETCKYLAYNIMGCKLVYHQSDEISLLLTNYDKLTTQSWFENNLQKMVSISASLATAKFNEEIQKVYPDKPLATFDARAWVLPHDEVANYFLWRQQDATKNSISMVAQAYFKHSELQGLNGSQLQDKLFVEKGLNWNDLPVWQKRGICITKQQYNKGEAVRSKWDVDHDTPIFSQNRDYINQYVYLNKDV, from the coding sequence ATGAAAAAAGATGATTTTGGAAATAGAATGAAGGAATATGAAAATGCTTATAGATTAAGTCTGCCCCGCCGTTTACCCGTAATTATCAGAATCGATGGTGCTCATTTTCATACTTTTACACGTGGGATGACGAAACCTTTTGATGAAAAGTTAATCTTTGCATTATGGGAGACGTGCAAATATTTGGCTTATAATATTATGGGCTGTAAACTGGTGTACCATCAGAGTGATGAAATCTCTCTGCTTCTTACGAATTATGACAAATTAACGACACAATCATGGTTTGAAAATAATCTTCAAAAGATGGTGTCTATATCTGCCTCTTTGGCTACTGCCAAATTTAATGAGGAAATCCAGAAAGTTTATCCGGATAAGCCTCTAGCCACTTTTGATGCAAGAGCATGGGTTTTGCCTCACGATGAGGTTGCCAACTACTTTCTATGGAGACAACAAGATGCTACTAAAAACAGCATTTCTATGGTAGCTCAAGCTTATTTTAAGCATTCAGAACTACAAGGATTGAACGGAAGTCAGCTCCAAGACAAGCTTTTTGTGGAAAAAGGACTGAACTGGAACGACCTTCCGGTCTGGCAAAAGCGGGGAATCTGTATTACCAAACAACAGTATAACAAAGGAGAAGCCGTCAGAAGCAAGTGGGATGTTGATCATGACACGCCAATCTTTTCACAAAATAGAGATTATATTAACCAATATGTATATCTGAACAAGGATGTGTGA